A part of Lacibacter sp. H407 genomic DNA contains:
- a CDS encoding nuclear transport factor 2 family protein: MDSVFFNAFNACDTSKTKTLFTKDLEFYHDAGGLTNYDQNLNSIRYRCNNKAKVRRELVKESLEVYPIANYGAIQIGLHKFYYTEAGKSEQLDGTFRFVHIWVHTNNEWKISRVISYDH, encoded by the coding sequence ATGGATAGTGTTTTTTTTAACGCATTTAATGCATGCGATACTTCTAAAACAAAAACATTGTTTACGAAGGATCTGGAATTTTATCATGATGCCGGAGGACTTACAAACTATGATCAAAATCTGAATTCCATCAGATATCGGTGTAATAATAAAGCCAAAGTGAGGAGAGAGTTAGTAAAAGAAAGTCTTGAGGTATATCCAATTGCAAATTATGGGGCCATTCAAATTGGGTTACATAAATTTTATTATACCGAAGCCGGTAAAAGTGAACAGTTGGATGGAACTTTCCGATTTGTCCACATTTGGGTGCATACAAACAATGAATGGAAAATATCAAGAGTAATAAGTTACGATCATTAA